A region of the Stieleria neptunia genome:
TGGAGCGACAACAAGATCGCGGCGCGGCTGCGCGAACGCGCCAAGTACGATCTCACACAACCCGGCTGGCAATACACGCCGACATCTCCGCCGACGGAATGGACCGCGCCCCAGTGGCAGATCCCCGACTTCGGCTTCAACGCCTCGCTTCCTTCCGCGGAACGGAAGTAGAGGGGGAGACAAGGAGACAAGGAGACAAGGAGACAAGGAGACAAGGAGACAAGGAGACAAGGAGACAAGGAGAGAAGGGGAGTCGAGAGTACCCAGTTCCTCGAAAACTTGAAACTTGAAACTTGAAACTTGAAACTTGAAACTTGAAACTTGAAACTCCCTCCTTCACCGTTCCAGCAACATCGTGACCGGACCGTCGTTGACCAACGACACTTTCATGTCCGCGGCGAAGACGCCGGTTTCGACACCAATCCCCTGCCCTTTCAGCTTCTCGACATACAGTTCGTACAACCGTTCGGCGATCGCCGGATCGGCGGCGTCGGTGAATGCCGGACGTCGCCCCTTGCGACAATCACCGTACAGTGTGAATTGGCTGACGGCCAAGACGCTGCCGCCGATATCGATCACCGACCGATTCATTTTTCCGGCATCGTCTTCGAACACGCGGAGCACGGCAGTCTTGTCTGCCATCCAGCTGACCACCGCTTCATCATCGGCGTGGCCGATTCCGACCAAGGCCAAAAACCCTGCTTCGATTTGTCCGACGACTTCGCCTTCGACCGAAACACTCGCTTGACTGACCCGTTGTAACACCACTTTCAACTTATTGTCCTCTAGAATGAACCGCTCGCGCTCTCGGGCGCGTTGTCAATCATCATCATGTGCCCTCCGTCTCGCAAGTCGTTTGACCATTCATGCCCTACCTGTTCACCTGCCCGCACTGCAACGCGCAAACTCAGGTCGAAGATCAGTACAGCGGAAAATCCGGTGAGTGTTTTTCGTGCGGCGCACCGATCCAACTGCCCGACTTCGACGCTTCGACGACTTCCCAATCCCGCCAAGTGAGCAAACGCCCGTTAGGGGTTTTGATTTCCGCGGGCGTTGTCTTGACCATGTTGGTTTGCATCGCGTTTGCCGCCATCCGTTTTGGCGGCGACAGCGTTTCACGACTCGCCGAGATCCGCGTCCAAAACGCTTCGATCAAGAATCTCGAAAGTATCGCCGCTGCACTCAATGCGTACGCGGCCGACTATGGAACGTACCCACCGGCGACCCTTCGCGACAGCGGCGGAATCCCGATGCATTCGTGGCGTGTCCTGATCCTGCCTTACCTCGGGGAACAGGAAACGTACGACCAGTTTGATCTCAGCAAGCCCTGGGACCATGAGCTGAACCTGCAAGCGAGCTACTCGATGCCCTCGGTGTACGTGCACCCCAGCGACAGCAACCGCGCCGGAACCCAGTCGGGATACTATTTGATCACGGGCCCGGGAACGCTTTTCCCTCCCTCAGGCCCCTTGTCTCCAGACAAAATCCAAGACAATGCTTCTCAGACCATCCTGGTGATTGCCGGCGCCCCGCCGGTCAACCGAGCGATCGGGGGCTGGGCCGAACCGGTCGATCTTGATTACACGGCGATGCAAGGCGTGATCAACGGAACGGTCGGCATTGAACCGGGCGGCAGAATGGCCAGCGGTGCGACGATGGCGACGGTCGATGGCCGCGGCCACTTTCTCCGCAATGACCTCTCGCCAAGAACCTTCGCCGCGCTGGTCACCCCCAACGGCAACGAACCGCTGCCCGACGACACCCTCGATTGAACAAGTGGGATAGGCTTCCAGCCTGTCATAGATCGTGGGATAGGCTTCCAGCCTGTCGAAGATGACAGGCTGGAAGCCTATCCCACTTGCCCCCCCGTTTCTATGCCAAGAACCCGAGTGGATAAGCCGTCTCGCCTTGGTTAACGAAGTTGCGGATGTTGGGCAGAATGCTTTCCATTTGGTTGTCATTTTCCAGACCGTACCACATCGCCAACTCGCACCACATTTCGTCGACCGACGTCGTGGGCAACAGCCGACCGCGGCCGAGGTCCAGCGGGTTGCCGGGCGCCAACGAATCCGGATACGTGCCGCACAATTGATTTCCCCTGACCGGCCCGCCCATGATAATCTGGTTGCCGCCCCAGGCGTGATCGCTGCCGCGGCCATTGCTATTGAGCGTCCGCGCAAAGTCGCTGGCGGTAAAGGTCACGACATCGTTCTGAACGCCCAACTCCGTCATCGCATCATAGAAATCTTTCAGCGCTTCGCTGACACGCGTCAGATTGGTTTGCTGGTTGTTGATCAGTTCATCGTGGTTGTCCCAGCCACCGATATTGACGAAGAAGATCTGTCGCGAGTGCCCGATCGCATCGCGTGCGCCGATCGTTTTGGCGACCATCTGCAGCTGGCTGGACAGACTGTTGTTGTCGGTCCGGAAGGTCGTGTTTAAGTTGACCGCATTGGCCGCCTCGTTGAACGCGATCGCCGAGTCGAGTGCGTTGCGGTTGGCGTTGGCGAATGTCTGCTCGACCAGGTTCCCGTAGGATCGCGACAGAACGTCATCGGTCAATTGCGTGAAAATCTTGGCCTGCGTCCAGGTTTGGCCATACCAGCCCACTTCGCTGGCGCCCGAATTGGTCACGATGTAGGGAATCACCGAGCCACCGGTCTGCATCATGTTGACCGAATTGAGCGCGATGTTCATCGAGATGTTGTCGTTCGAATTGACTTGACTGGTGATCAGGTCGGCCATTCGCCCGGCCCAACCGGTCACTTGTGAACGGGTTTGCGGAACCGAAGTCATCCAGTGCCGTTGCAGGTCGGCATGGGAAAAC
Encoded here:
- the dtd gene encoding D-aminoacyl-tRNA deacylase, producing MVLQRVSQASVSVEGEVVGQIEAGFLALVGIGHADDEAVVSWMADKTAVLRVFEDDAGKMNRSVIDIGGSVLAVSQFTLYGDCRKGRRPAFTDAADPAIAERLYELYVEKLKGQGIGVETGVFAADMKVSLVNDGPVTMLLER
- a CDS encoding DUF1559 family PulG-like putative transporter — protein: MPYLFTCPHCNAQTQVEDQYSGKSGECFSCGAPIQLPDFDASTTSQSRQVSKRPLGVLISAGVVLTMLVCIAFAAIRFGGDSVSRLAEIRVQNASIKNLESIAAALNAYAADYGTYPPATLRDSGGIPMHSWRVLILPYLGEQETYDQFDLSKPWDHELNLQASYSMPSVYVHPSDSNRAGTQSGYYLITGPGTLFPPSGPLSPDKIQDNASQTILVIAGAPPVNRAIGGWAEPVDLDYTAMQGVINGTVGIEPGGRMASGATMATVDGRGHFLRNDLSPRTFAALVTPNGNEPLPDDTLD
- a CDS encoding DUF1501 domain-containing protein gives rise to the protein MRPTHRIHREPLRRDVLKLAGGCAALTNTSLLSTLFSLSATNAAVAANDLSGYKALVCVFMYGGNDSFNMLTPLDTAERADYLTARGGVYQPGNGALGLPENELHPITDNATGRTFGVHPGMGDVQQIYQAGDLTFLCNIGSLVEPTTMAQYQAQSNLPLGLFSHADLQRHWMTSVPQTRSQVTGWAGRMADLITSQVNSNDNISMNIALNSVNMMQTGGSVIPYIVTNSGASEVGWYGQTWTQAKIFTQLTDDVLSRSYGNLVEQTFANANRNALDSAIAFNEAANAVNLNTTFRTDNNSLSSQLQMVAKTIGARDAIGHSRQIFFVNIGGWDNHDELINNQQTNLTRVSEALKDFYDAMTELGVQNDVVTFTASDFARTLNSNGRGSDHAWGGNQIIMGGPVRGNQLCGTYPDSLAPGNPLDLGRGRLLPTTSVDEMWCELAMWYGLENDNQMESILPNIRNFVNQGETAYPLGFLA